A DNA window from Helianthus annuus cultivar XRQ/B chromosome 15, HanXRQr2.0-SUNRISE, whole genome shotgun sequence contains the following coding sequences:
- the LOC110912103 gene encoding histone H3.2 produces the protein MARTKQTARKSTGGKAPRKQLATKAARKSAPATGGVKKPHRFRPGTVALREIRKYQKSTELLIRKLPFQRLVREIAQDFKTDLRFQSSAVSTLQEAAEAYLVGLFEDTNLCAIHAKRVTIIPKDMQLARRIRGERA, from the coding sequence ATGGCCCGTACGAAGCAAACCGCAAGAAAATCCACCGGAGGAAAGGCACCAAGGAAGCAACTAGCCACAAAAGCAGCCCGAAAATCAGCACCCGCAACCGGAGGCGTAAAAAAGCCGCACAGATTCAGGCCCGGGACCGTGGCGTTGAGAGAGATCAGGAAGTACCAGAAGAGCACGGAGCTTTTGATCCGGAAGCTTCCGTTCCAAAGGCTTGTGAGAGAAATCGCTCAGGATTTTAAGACGGATTTACGGTTCCAAAGCTCTGCTGTTTCTACTCTCCAGGAGGCGGCTGAGGCGTATTTGGTTGGGTTGTTTGAGGATACGAATTTGTGTGCGATTCATGCAAAGAGAGTTACGATTATACCCAAGGATATGCAGCTCGCGAGGAGGATCCGTGGTGAAAGAGCTTAG
- the LOC110913981 gene encoding uncharacterized protein LOC110913981 — MTKSTTVSAVSHSPSPSLSSSPSFRLLSHLTLPQQQQPDLNNNNNNTNAFEFHESDVVWSPSSSSDDDASELPSPSPSPSHASTSPPLHRHNTSGLYAALSDDQLPSVRRKPAVTPSQSAATAARTIPPVTVRRSSEQSPGFHQSAPVNVPVWLKNKSSGYLGFDDVIDDVAEEEDDNNNEMVPPHEIVARSYVTFSVFEGAGRTLKGRDMCRVRNAVFRKTGFLD; from the coding sequence ATGACTAAATCCACCACCGTCTCCGCCGTATCTCACTCACCCTCACCATCCCTATCCTCTTCTCCATCCTTCCGACTCCTCTCTCACCTCACTCttccacaacaacaacaaccagatctcaacaacaacaacaacaacacaaaCGCTTTCGAATTCCATGAAAGCGACGTCGTTTggtcaccatcatcatcatccgaCGACGACGCATCTGAACTTCCGTCTCCGTCACCGTCACCGTCACACGCCTCCACTTCACCGCCGCTTCACCGTCACAACACCTCCGGCCTCTACGCCGCCTTATCCGACGACCAGCTCCCCTCCGTCCGACGAAAACCTGCCGTAACTCCGTCGCAATCCGCCGCCACCGCTGCAAGGACGATTCCGCCGGTGACCGTACGGCGTTCGTCTGAGCAATCTCCCGGTTTTCACCAATCGGCGCCGGTGAATGTTCCGGTTTGGTTGAAGAACAAATCGAGCGGTTACTTAGGGTTTGATGACGTCATTGATGACGTGGCAGAGGAGGAAGATGATAATAATAATGAAATGGTTCCGCCTCATGAGATTGTGGCGAGATCGTATGTGACATTTTCGGTGTTTGAAGGTGCTGGCCGTACGCTCAAAGGCAGGGATATGTGTCGTGTTCGCAACGCTGTGTTTCGGAAAACAGGTTTTCTCGATTGA
- the LOC110913982 gene encoding extensin-like codes for MKESVFGWSTLRHKHHPSPPPSTTTCVITRHHHHRPPPPPSPTATAIDYHHCHPLSQTTATLTTTVTLRRPPPPSSATTTRYRRPPPPIVVAATTIDHHRRHPQPRTTTTPTTTTTLRRPPPPSSAATTRYRQPPPPPTIIATTIAATCHHRPPPTPTIAAATANNRHPPTTATHHCYHRPPPPIAATATSRHRSPPPPITDLIHSSFRTYQTTQCNDLFLSCMVTKQDYGM; via the exons ATGAAAGAAagtgtgtttggttggtcaac CCTACGTCACAAACACCACCCATCACCTCCACCATCTACCACCACCTGCGTCATaacccgccaccaccaccaccgtcctccGCCGCCACCGTCGCCCACCGCCACCGCCATCGACTACCATCATTGCCACCCGCTATCGCAAACCACCGCCACCCTAACCACTACCGTCACcctccgccgaccaccaccaccatcctccgctACCACCACCCGCTaccgtcgaccaccaccacccatcgtcgTCGCCGCTACCACCATCgaccaccatcgccgccacccgcaaCCACGGACAACCACCACCCCGACCACTACCACCACcctccgccgaccaccaccaccatcctccgcgGCCACCACTCGCTAccgtcaaccaccaccaccacctaccaTCATCGCCACTACCATCGCCGCCACCTGCCACCACAGACCACCGCCAACCCCGACCATCGCCGCCGCCACCGCTAACAACCGTCACccaccgaccaccgccacccaccactgctaccaccgaccaccgccacccaTCGCTGCCACCGCCACTAGCCGCCACcgatcaccgccaccacccaTCACCGATTTAATTCATTCCTCATTTCGTACCTACCAAACAACACAATGTAATGATTTATTCCTTTCTtgcatggtaaccaaacaagactatGGAATGtga